The Caloranaerobacter sp. TR13 genome segment GCTTACCCATAAAACGAACCATGATGAGTGCCAAAAAATATCCTAAAGTAGTCCTTAACATATACGTAAAGTATTCAAAAATACTACTCTGCATGAAAATACCCCCACAAAATCTTATTCAAATTATATTTTGTGGAGATAAATCCTTTTTATGCAAAAATCTATTTTGTATCAAATGTTCTGATGAACTCCTCTAATTCTTTTTTAGTCTGAGCTAGCTCTATTTGTTTTTCATAAAGTTTATTTTGAAGTTCGGTTATAATTCTTTGTGTATTTTTCAATTCTTTTTCCTTCAAATCTAAAGCCTGCTCATATTTTCTTATTTTCTTTTGATATTGACTTAAGTTGTTATTTGCATCATTTAATTCATTACTTAACTCTTCACAACGAGACCTTATATCTTCAATTTCTGTCTCCTTTACTTTTATAATATTAAGCTTTTCTTCTATTTCCTTATCTTTTTTATTTATAATTTTATTTAAATTATCTACTAAACTCCTAGTTTTATACAACTCATCAGCAATAGTAAATGCTGTAAGAGTTGCAGCCATAGTTCGATTTAGTTTACTATTTTTTTCTAATATATCTCTAATTTTATTGTCTACATAATTCCCCAATTCTCTAATATATTCTTCAGGCTCTTCACCTATTACTGTGTATTCCTGACCTCTAATTCTAACTGTAACTTTCTTTTTTTCACCCATCAATATCCTCTCCTCTAAACTATGACTAATATTATATTTCTTTATTAAATACAATATTTCCTGCTATAACTTTATCAAGTTCTATTATATTATTACATAAAATGTTAACTTTTTCTACAAAATTAAGCCAGCAATAAAGTATAAACTTCATTGCTGGCTTTAAGCTATCTTAAAGAAGCATTTAATTGTACTTCTAATGCTTTTACTATTCTTTCATGAACCTTTGTTACTTCTTCATCAGTTAAAGTTTTCTCATAAGATCTATATGTTATAGAATAAGCTACACTCTTTTTGCCTTGCGGTATCTGTTTACCCATATATACATCAAATAAGTTTACATTTTCAACTAAACCACTGCCTATTTCCCAAATTATTTTCTCTATTTCTTTAACCATAATATCTTTATCAACTACTAACGCTATATCACGATTTATAGCCGGATATTTAGGAAGTGGCTTATATTTCTTATCTAGATTAGTTAAAAATGCTATTATTTCAAAATCTAATTCTGCTATATACAGTCTTTCTTTAATACCATAGTTTTCTAATACTTCTGGATGAATCTCTCCTATCACACCAAGAACATTATTTCCTTTAATTATATTTGCAGTTCTACCTGGATGGAATGTAGTATAGTTTTCTTCTCTAATATATTCACAATCAGTTATGCCCAACTTTTTAAGCATTGTATCAACTACACCTTTAATATCGAAGAAATCGACTGAACCATACATCCCTATACAAAGAGTTCTTATTTCATATGGCAATTCTTCAACAGGCAATTTTTTAGGTATGAAAATATTTCCTATTTCATAAGCCCAAGCTCTATTCACACCATAATTATAGTTTCTAGTCAATACTTCTATCATATTAGGAATTAAAGTAGTTCTCATAACACTATAATCTTCACCTAATGGATTCATAATGCGCACATAGCTTCTCTTCATGCTATATTCAGGTAAATTTATCTTGTCATATGCCTTTGGACTTATAAATGAATATGTTGTTATTTCATTCAATCCAAGTCCTTTTAATATATCTTTTGTTCTATCTTCAATTTTTCTAATCTTAGATTTATCACCTCTAGTTAATGTACCAATCAAAGGTTTTGACTGTATTTTGTCAAATCCATAAATTCTGCCTATTTCTTCGATTAAATCAGCTTCAAGTTCAATATCTTTTCTGAATGTTGGAATAGTCACATAAATTTTTTCATTTTCAAATTTAGCTTTAAGCTCCAAACTGTTCAATATCTTTAGCATATCATCTATTTTTATCTCTATTCCAAGTAATTTATTTACTTTTTCTGGCCTTAATGTAATTTCTCTTTCATAAGCCTTATCTTCATATATGTCAATACTACCCTTAACAACTATACCAGCACCTATCTCCTCAATTAATTGACAAACTCTATCGCAAGCCTTATGAACCAAGTTAGGATCTAAATCCTTCTCAAATCTAGCTGAAGCTTCTGTTCTGAGTCCAACCCCTTTTGAAGTTAATCTAACACTTCTTCCATTAAAGTTAGCTGATTCTATAAGAATTACTGTTGTCTCTTCTGAAACTTCACTATTTTCTCCACCCATCACACCTGCAATTGCAATAGGTTTATCTGCATCGGCTATTACAAGCATTGACTCTTTTAGCTCTCTTTCTACTCCATCTAGAGTTACTATCTTCTCTCCTTCTTTCGCCCTTCTTACTACAACTTTTCTTCCATTTATTTTATCAAGATCAAATGCATGTATTGGTTGACCTAATTCAAGCATAACATAGTTTGTTATATCTACAATATTATTTATAGGTCTAACACCTGCTTCTATAAGCCTTCTCTGAATCCAAGCAGGTGAACTTTTTAACTTTATATCTTTTACAACTCTAGCATAATATCTTTTGCATAAATCCTTATCCTGTACTTCAATGCCATTTACATAATCAGCTATATCATCTACTTCTTTGTTTATTTTTATTTCTGGATACTTTAATTTTTTCCCCAAAGTAGCTGCTGTTTCTCTAGCCATTCCCACAATGCTTAAACAATCTGGACGATTAGGTGTTATCTCAAATTCAATTATTTCACCATATAATTCTAGTACTTCTTTTATATCTGAGCCTAAAGGATATTGTTCAGATAAAATATATATACCATCCTTCAGCTCTTTTGGTATTAAATCTTGATTAATTCCAAGTTCTTCGGCGGAACATAACATACCATAAGACTCAATTCCTCTTAGCTTTGATTTTTTTATCTTTAATCCATTAGGCAGTTTAGCTCCTACCAATGCAACTGGCACATAATCATCTACTTTAATATTAGTTGCACCAGTCACTATCTGTAATCTCTCTTCTCCTACATCTATTGTGGTGATAACCAGCTTATCTGCATTTGGATGTTTTTCTATATTTAAAATCTTTCCAACTACAACTTTTTCAATACCTTTATCAATGCTTTCAATAGAGTCTACATGTGAACCAGACATAGTTAGCTTATCAGCTAATTCTTTTGAATCAATATCAATATCAACATATTCTTTCAGCCATTTAACTGGTACTAACATAATCTTTCCTCCCTTAAACTATCTTATATTTAACTAGCCAAATTTCATTAAGTACATACTAGAACTGTTCTAAAAATCTCATATCATTTTCAAATAACAATCTAATATTGTTTATCCCATACTTAACCATAGCAATCCTATCAATACCTAAACCGAATGCAAAGCCACTATATATTTCAGGATCAATACCACAATTCTTTAATACTTTTGGATGCACCATACCACAACCTAGTATCTCCATACTCCAACCAGTACCGTTACAAGCTGGACATCCTTTACCTTTACACTTAAAACATGAAACGTCTACTTCTGCACTTGGTTCTGTAAATGGGAAGTAATGAGGTCTAAATCTTACTTTCATACCTTCACCAAATATTTCCGTTACAAACTTATATATTGTATCTTTTAAATTTGCCATTGTTATATTCTTATCTATTACAAGCCCCTCAAACTGGTGGAACATTGGTGAATGTGTATCATCAACATCATCGAATCTAAAAGTTCTACCTGCTGATACTATCCTTAACGGTGGTTTTACTTGTTTCATAACTCTAATTTGTACAGGTGAAGTATGAGTTCTCAAAAGTATATCTTCTGTAATGTAAAATGTATCTGAAGGGTCTCTTGACGGATGATTTTCTGGTGAATTTAGTGCATCAAAATTGTTATACACCGTCTCAACTTCAGGCCCTTGAACAACGCTGAACCCCATATTCATAAACACATTTTCTAATTCTTCCATAACGCTTATTAGGGGATGTCTGTGGCCTATTATTTTTTCTCTACCTGGCATTGATATATCAATTTTTTCAGCAGCTAGTTTTTCTCTCTGCACTTTTTCTTTTAGGTCTAACTTTAGTTTTTCAATTTCTCCTTCTATCATTTCTCTGACTTCGTTAGCTATCTTTCCGATAATAGGTCTTTCTTCTTTACTTAAGTCTTTCATTCCTCTAAGAACTTGTGTTAATTCTCCTTTTTTCCCTAAAAATCTTATTCTCAATTCTTCTAATTTTTCTAAATCTGCAACCTTTTTTATTTCATTTAAAGCACTCTCTTTGATTGCATTAAGTTTTTCCTTCATATTTTCTCTCCTTTCATTATTTACTTGAAATAATCTTAATTAATGCTATAACTAAAAAATATAATCCACTAGTTATTAATGAATTTATTAATATCTCTCTTCTAGTTCTTCTATTTTTTCTAAACCTATTTATTAGATAAGTTATAGCAAAATATGATATAAAAAACACAAAAGTACTCACTAAATGCACTATCATAACTAATTCCAACTCCCCTTTATTTTTATATATTAAAAAAATAAACCTTCATCCCACAAAGGGACGAAGGTTCTCCGCGGTACCACCCTTATTGCTTGTTACTAACAAGCCTCTCATTCATATAACGGCATAGCCGGCATAAGTCTACTACTATTTCAACTTAGCAGTTCAGGAGTGAACTTCAGCATCCTCTCACCTAGAAATGCTTTCAGCCAAAGGCATTTCCTCTCTTAAGGCATCAGATACCTACTCTCTCCATCATCACCATTAGCAATATTTAATTCTGTTTGTCGCTCGCTTTTCGTCATTCAATATTCGAAAAGCAAATAGCGAACTACGAATAGCCAGTTAATTTTATATTCCTGTCCTCTGTACTCTGTCATCTGTTCTCTTTTCTTAGTACCTAATTCATTATATCATCTCATTAATGTATATAACAAGAAGATAAATTTCAAGTCTATAAGGCTTTTCTTTGCCTGTAAGTTTCATACATTATAACTCCAGATGCTATAGCAGCATTTAAAGATTCTGTTCTTTTCTCTATCGGTATTTTAATTTTATAATCTGATAATTCGATAGCTTTCTTTGAAACTCCAGACGCCTCATTTCCAATAATCAGCGCAAAATCTTGTGTTAAATCTATATCATAACAAAACTTTTGGGTATCTAATGTAGTAGCCATTATTTTGATACCTTTATCTTTTAATTTTGTTATAACTTTTTCAATGCTACCTTCATATGATATAGGCAAATGAAATAATGAACCCATTGTAGACCTAATCGTCTTAGGATTAAATATATCAACACAACCACTTGTCAATACAATACCATTAGCCCCAAAAGCATCGGCTGTTCTGATTATTGTACCTAGATTGCCTGGATCTTGTATTTTATCCAATATTATAATAAAGTTTCCTTCTTTAACAAAAATATTATCTAAATTTACCAAATTAAATTCTATTATAGCTATAATACCTTGAGGATTCTCTGTATCTGAAATAGTTTTTAATATCTTCTCTGTTATTTTAAACAATCTATATCCTTTTTTATTTATCAAATTAAACAATTGTTGTCCTGCAAAAGTATCAAATATCGCCTCTGTATATAAAATCGAATCAATTTTAACATCAGATTTAACAGCCTCTTCTACTGCTCTTACACCTTCAACAAAAAATTTTCTCTGCTTCCATCTATCTTTTTTCTTATGAAGCGCTTTAATACTCTTAATCAGTGGATTTGACATACTTGTTATATTAGCTTCCATGAAAACACCTCAACTAGCTCTTCTTCTCTAGTTTTCTTAAGTCATCATTATTTCCAATTACAATCAGAATATCATCTGCATTAATCACGTCGTCTGCATAAGGAGAAATATTAATCTCTTTACCACGCTTAATTGCCATAACGTTAATTCCATATCTTGTTGGTAGTTTTAATTCTCTTAATGTCTTTCCTGCCCATTCTTCCATAGTAGCAATTTCTACTATACTGTAATCTGGAGCTAGCTCTATATAATCAAGTATATTAGATGAAACTAGATTATGAGCAACTCTAACCCCCATATCCCTTTCTGGGAAAATAACTCTATCAGCACCTATTTTGTAAAGCACTTTACCATGTAGTTCACCCTGAGCCTTTGCTATTACTTTCTTTATACCTAGCTCTTTTGCAATAAGCGTTGCCATTATTGATGCCTGTATATCTGAACCAATACTTACAATTGCCACATCAAAATTTCTTAGACCTAATGTTCTTAATGCATGCTCATCTATTGCATCAGCTTGAACTGCATGAGTTACAGAATCGGATATTTCTTGAATTCTCTCTTCACTTTTATCGATTGCAAGTACATCATATCCTAGATTATAAAGAGTTTTAGCCACACTAGCTCCAAATCTACCACAACCTATAACTACAAATTGTCTCATGTTTTTCACACCTTCCTAACCTACCAAAATCCTCTCTTCTGGATATCTATAAGTTCCCTTATATTCTCTTTGTTTCTTTGCAAAGGCAAACGCCATCGTAAGTGGTCCTACTCTACCTGCAAACATTGTAAGAGTAATAATTAGTCTTCCTAGCACCGATAAATTTGGTGTAAGTCCCCTGCTTAAACCTACTGTTCCAAAAGCTGAAGTCGTTTCAAAGAATATATCTAAAAATGATGCTTCTTTCTCTGTTAATGATAATATCATAGTTACAAAAATAATTAAAGCTAAGCCTATACCTACAACAGCCAATGCTCTGTAAACTAAATTGTGTGGTATTCTCTTTCTATAAACCTCAACATCATTAGTACCTTTTATTACAGAAATTATAGCTAATACTATTGCACCAACTGTAGTTGTTTTAATTCCTCCAGCAGTAGAACCTGGAGACCCACCTATAAACATCAATATTATTGTCAAGAAAGCTGTAGTATTAGTAACTGCTGCTGTATCAATACTATTGAATCCAGCTGTTCTAGGTGTCATAGCTTGAAAAGCTGAAGCCAATATTTTACCTTTAAAGCTCAACTTACCTAATGTAGCAGGATTGTTATATTCAACTATGAATATAACTAGAAAACTAAATACTAACAATAAAGCTGAAATAATTAAAACTAACTTAGTATGTAATGAAAACTTCTTAAACTTTTTATTCTGCGAAATATCCATATATACTGTATAACCTAAACCACCAACTATTACTAGAAAAATAATAGTTAGATTAACAATAACGTCATCTACAAAAGGTACCATACTTTCTCCAATCAAATCAAAACCTGCATTACAAAATGCTGATATTGAATGGAATATCGAAAACCCTACTCCTTTGGCAAAACCATATGTTGGAATAAATCTAATTGATAAAAGTAGCGCTCCAACACCTTCAATCATTATTGTCGATATTATTACATATCTAGTCAATTTTACAAGCCCTGATAATGTAAACTGATTTAACTCTTCTTGTATTATAAGTCTTTCTTTAAGGGTTATTTTTCTACCTAGCAACAAAGCTACTAAAGTAGCTAGAGTCATGAAACCTAAACCACCAATTTGCAATAATATCAATATAACTACTTTACCAAATATGGTCCAGTGAGTAGCAGTATTCACAACTACTAACCCTGTAACACAAACAGCTGAAGCTGCTGTAAATAAAGCATTTACAAATCCGATACTCTTACCATCCTGTGATGCAATTGGCAGATTAAGTAACGTTGCACCGATTAATATCAATCCTGCAAAGCCTAAAACTAGAACTTGAGCGGGATTAAGTTTAAGTTGATTCAATCGACGTCTTAGCTC includes the following:
- the pheS gene encoding phenylalanine--tRNA ligase subunit alpha; the protein is MKEKLNAIKESALNEIKKVADLEKLEELRIRFLGKKGELTQVLRGMKDLSKEERPIIGKIANEVREMIEGEIEKLKLDLKEKVQREKLAAEKIDISMPGREKIIGHRHPLISVMEELENVFMNMGFSVVQGPEVETVYNNFDALNSPENHPSRDPSDTFYITEDILLRTHTSPVQIRVMKQVKPPLRIVSAGRTFRFDDVDDTHSPMFHQFEGLVIDKNITMANLKDTIYKFVTEIFGEGMKVRFRPHYFPFTEPSAEVDVSCFKCKGKGCPACNGTGWSMEILGCGMVHPKVLKNCGIDPEIYSGFAFGLGIDRIAMVKYGINNIRLLFENDMRFLEQF
- the pheT gene encoding phenylalanine--tRNA ligase subunit beta, with protein sequence MLVPVKWLKEYVDIDIDSKELADKLTMSGSHVDSIESIDKGIEKVVVGKILNIEKHPNADKLVITTIDVGEERLQIVTGATNIKVDDYVPVALVGAKLPNGLKIKKSKLRGIESYGMLCSAEELGINQDLIPKELKDGIYILSEQYPLGSDIKEVLELYGEIIEFEITPNRPDCLSIVGMARETAATLGKKLKYPEIKINKEVDDIADYVNGIEVQDKDLCKRYYARVVKDIKLKSSPAWIQRRLIEAGVRPINNIVDITNYVMLELGQPIHAFDLDKINGRKVVVRRAKEGEKIVTLDGVERELKESMLVIADADKPIAIAGVMGGENSEVSEETTVILIESANFNGRSVRLTSKGVGLRTEASARFEKDLDPNLVHKACDRVCQLIEEIGAGIVVKGSIDIYEDKAYEREITLRPEKVNKLLGIEIKIDDMLKILNSLELKAKFENEKIYVTIPTFRKDIELEADLIEEIGRIYGFDKIQSKPLIGTLTRGDKSKIRKIEDRTKDILKGLGLNEITTYSFISPKAYDKINLPEYSMKRSYVRIMNPLGEDYSVMRTTLIPNMIEVLTRNYNYGVNRAWAYEIGNIFIPKKLPVEELPYEIRTLCIGMYGSVDFFDIKGVVDTMLKKLGITDCEYIREENYTTFHPGRTANIIKGNNVLGVIGEIHPEVLENYGIKERLYIAELDFEIIAFLTNLDKKYKPLPKYPAINRDIALVVDKDIMVKEIEKIIWEIGSGLVENVNLFDVYMGKQIPQGKKSVAYSITYRSYEKTLTDEEVTKVHERIVKALEVQLNASLR
- the rlmB gene encoding 23S rRNA (guanosine(2251)-2'-O)-methyltransferase RlmB; translation: MEANITSMSNPLIKSIKALHKKKDRWKQRKFFVEGVRAVEEAVKSDVKIDSILYTEAIFDTFAGQQLFNLINKKGYRLFKITEKILKTISDTENPQGIIAIIEFNLVNLDNIFVKEGNFIIILDKIQDPGNLGTIIRTADAFGANGIVLTSGCVDIFNPKTIRSTMGSLFHLPISYEGSIEKVITKLKDKGIKIMATTLDTQKFCYDIDLTQDFALIIGNEASGVSKKAIELSDYKIKIPIEKRTESLNAAIASGVIMYETYRQRKAL
- a CDS encoding TrkH family potassium uptake protein, with protein sequence MITIELRRRLNQLKLNPAQVLVLGFAGLILIGATLLNLPIASQDGKSIGFVNALFTAASAVCVTGLVVVNTATHWTIFGKVVILILLQIGGLGFMTLATLVALLLGRKITLKERLIIQEELNQFTLSGLVKLTRYVIISTIMIEGVGALLLSIRFIPTYGFAKGVGFSIFHSISAFCNAGFDLIGESMVPFVDDVIVNLTIIFLVIVGGLGYTVYMDISQNKKFKKFSLHTKLVLIISALLLVFSFLVIFIVEYNNPATLGKLSFKGKILASAFQAMTPRTAGFNSIDTAAVTNTTAFLTIILMFIGGSPGSTAGGIKTTTVGAIVLAIISVIKGTNDVEVYRKRIPHNLVYRALAVVGIGLALIIFVTMILSLTEKEASFLDIFFETTSAFGTVGLSRGLTPNLSVLGRLIITLTMFAGRVGPLTMAFAFAKKQREYKGTYRYPEERILVG
- a CDS encoding TrkA family potassium uptake protein, producing MRQFVVIGCGRFGASVAKTLYNLGYDVLAIDKSEERIQEISDSVTHAVQADAIDEHALRTLGLRNFDVAIVSIGSDIQASIMATLIAKELGIKKVIAKAQGELHGKVLYKIGADRVIFPERDMGVRVAHNLVSSNILDYIELAPDYSIVEIATMEEWAGKTLRELKLPTRYGINVMAIKRGKEINISPYADDVINADDILIVIGNNDDLRKLEKKS
- the zapA gene encoding cell division protein ZapA — its product is MGEKKKVTVRIRGQEYTVIGEEPEEYIRELGNYVDNKIRDILEKNSKLNRTMAATLTAFTIADELYKTRSLVDNLNKIINKKDKEIEEKLNIIKVKETEIEDIRSRCEELSNELNDANNNLSQYQKKIRKYEQALDLKEKELKNTQRIITELQNKLYEKQIELAQTKKELEEFIRTFDTK